The Bacillus sp. Y1 genome includes the window CAGTTATTCATAATGTATCAGGAAATACACAAGATGAGCTACGAGACACAATCGTTGACGCCATTCAAAACGGCGAAGAAAAAATGCTTCCAGGTTTAGGAGTACTTTTTGAAGTCATCTGGAACAATGCATCCGACCAAGAAAAAAGCGAAATGCTCAAAACCCTAGAAAACGGCCTAAAATAGGGTGTCTGTCACCGCTCGTGGACAAATTCTTTGATTTGTCCACGGAAGGTGACAGACACCATCCGTGGACAGTTGGGGTGGTTTTGTCCGTCTGAGGTGGAC containing:
- the sspI gene encoding small acid-soluble spore protein SspI yields the protein MNLNLRNAVIHNVSGNTQDELRDTIVDAIQNGEEKMLPGLGVLFEVIWNNASDQEKSEMLKTLENGLK